The following proteins are encoded in a genomic region of Bacteroidia bacterium:
- a CDS encoding methyltransferase: MPNNWFQFKQFKVEQDQCAMKIGTDSILLGAWANCLESRFALDIGTGTGILALMIAQKSIAEIIAIDIDEKTIIQAQENITNSSWNNRIKLLNTSLQEFKSPIEKYDFIISNPPFFQNSLKAPDESRTIARHSDKLSHEDIIGFCIKHLSDVGILAIIFPVEQGKYFLKLAIENQLFCKRLCEVKPNTSKQAHRLLMEFSLNKQSTEYSEIIIETGTRHHYTEEYKELTKDFYLHFKY; the protein is encoded by the coding sequence ATGCCTAACAATTGGTTTCAATTTAAACAATTTAAAGTAGAGCAGGATCAATGTGCGATGAAAATTGGAACAGATTCCATTTTACTTGGTGCATGGGCAAATTGTTTGGAATCCAGATTTGCATTAGATATTGGAACAGGAACAGGTATCTTAGCACTAATGATTGCACAGAAAAGTATTGCAGAAATAATTGCAATAGATATTGACGAGAAAACAATAATTCAGGCTCAGGAAAATATCACAAATTCAAGCTGGAATAATAGAATAAAGCTATTAAATACTTCTTTGCAAGAGTTTAAATCGCCAATTGAAAAATATGACTTTATTATTTCAAACCCACCATTTTTTCAGAATTCATTAAAAGCACCTGACGAATCACGCACTATTGCAAGGCATTCGGACAAATTAAGTCACGAAGACATTATTGGTTTTTGTATAAAACATCTTTCAGATGTTGGAATACTTGCAATTATTTTTCCTGTTGAACAAGGAAAATATTTTTTAAAACTAGCTATAGAGAATCAATTATTTTGCAAAAGGCTTTGTGAAGTAAAACCAAATACTTCAAAGCAAGCACATCGTTTATTAATGGAATTTTCATTAAATAAACAATCTACAGAATATTCAGAAATAATTATTGAAACCGGCACACGTCATCACTATACCGAAGAATACAAAGAACTTACAAAAGATTTTTACTTACATTTTAAATATTAA